Below is a window of Pueribacillus theae DNA.
AGTTGTTCCAAAATAAAGCAGAACTGTTTCCGCATTTAAAATATGTAGTATCAACGGATGAAACAACTTCCGATTGTAAAATTAAATCTGAGCTTTTAACTACTTTCTTTCATGAGAATAGTGATGGCTACGAATCATTTGATAAAGAATCTTCAAATCCAAAGTCAATTTTCAATATTTATTATACCTCTGGTACAACATCTCGTCCAAAAGGTGCCATGTTACCACAGAGAACGATCATAAAACATTCATATAATGCTGCTAGGTATCTCCGCATAGACTCTGAAGATGTTGTGCTAGGGGCTCTTCCCTTTTGTGGAATATTCGGATTAAACACCCTTTTTGCGAGCTTAACAATGGGCGCTTGTGTTGTACCGATGGAAAGGTATAAGCCTTTTGATGCTCTGAAAATGATTGAAGAGTATAAATGCACGGTATTTAATGGGGTAGATGGTATGATTACACCGTTTTTTGAAGAAAACAAGTTGGATTTTGATTTATCATCTGTAAGAATTGGAGCGTATGCAATTTTCTCTTCGAACAGTCGATTATTTATCGAAAAGATTTCAGATATTTTTCCGAATATAAAAGCTGTTCAACCCTACGGGATGACAGAAGTAGGTTCTTTACTATTTATTGGAAATCCTGAAGCTTCGCTCGAAAAAAGAAGTTTAGCTGGAGGGCAGAGGGTAAGTTCAGAAATCGAAGTGGATATTTTGATATGAAAATAATATCTACTTGAAAACACAATGTCTTGATTTGTCAAGTACCCGGAAACAA
It encodes the following:
- a CDS encoding class I adenylate-forming enzyme family protein, which encodes METVNELFYKMKQYGENPAVISRNKPITYAQLIEKSCKLASGLKKVMEPGDKISVWLPNSIEWITIELAAGLIGVTVIPLNLRYKVHELEYILQNSESKMFIFQPKFEGYNYEAIVGQLFQNKAELFPHLKYVVSTDETTSDCKIKSELLTTFFHENSDGYESFDKESSNPKSIFNIYYTSGTTSRPKGAMLPQRTIIKHSYNAARYLRIDSEDVVLGALPFCGIFGLNTLFASLTMGACVVPMERYKPFDALKMIEEYKCTVFNGVDGMITPFFEENKLDFDLSSVRIGAYAIFSSNSRLFIEKISDIFPNIKAVQPYGMTEVGSLLFIGNPEASLEKRSLAGGQRVSSEIEVDILI